The following proteins come from a genomic window of Drosophila sulfurigaster albostrigata strain 15112-1811.04 chromosome X, ASM2355843v2, whole genome shotgun sequence:
- the LOC133847397 gene encoding GRAM domain-containing protein 2B-like isoform X5, whose translation MHVSSENSNTRGSGRLSVFFEQDLFDDANGDSNNNNSSKSERVDIRGVANESLESIDTNNNTHNDSSILSSELNDSTEPPPVMRRHKSDGRHHSRERGFVNAAARSVARSIKRMSLIESSSNNNNSNSSGSGSFCNLRDRTAQESGSQDGGDHLKANTKHKQHYNSTPSLPQSYANSGAPLQPSGSAHSLGSSPNPSPRSNQSKAGNGGGGGLTAGGKGLSTAKHDQQTSAAAAAAISSTSAAAGTSGHHHSVVVASTASASATTGATAATATPPEKEKKRKEVSSSRVKKFHRHFSQVSKDEKLINYFSCALVGDIPLQGHLYITEQHFAFYSNVFGYVTKVVIPTSSVTKISKEKTAKIIPNAVGVATADERHVFGSFISREAAFRLMCTVCTQLATGNEILPKPLPVDVELPEEYLLDDDSSCSISGNESPPHLRSAAAAAAAAATEQQEMQLRQRNIADRHSDLPGKSTLGVANELDQVTIRSSAPPIVHYEEQTQQTFVAAAAAVPQLSTSALPSNTITATTTAATPVRILTANATATTTTASASTTSSLRSRLSRKLPTLTELHVLYLGIMLAIMLALFSVFLLYRILDIEAKTHLYNTPVDFNLRSGNDDDIFADALRWQKELQDKSTAEAQHILSKNLEQISKVRRSLETLSMLIHDRRAGYVQPETATQMQMQMDLEATDGGSSTISSTSSAIPID comes from the exons ATGCACGTGTCCAGTGAGAATTCGAATACGCGTGGCAGTGGCCGGCTTAGTGTCTTCTTTGAGCAGGATCTCTTTGACGACGCCAacggcgacagcaacaacaacaacagcagtaaatCAGAGCGCGTTGATATTCGCGGCGTTGCCAACGAGTCACTGGAAAGCATTGataccaacaacaatacgCATAATGATAGCAGCATCTTGAGCAGTGAGCTTAACGATAGCACTGAGCCGCCGCCGGTAATGCGACGTCACAAGAGCGATGGTCGCCATCATTCTCGCGAACGGGGCTTTGTCAATGCTGCCGCACGCAGCGTCGCGCGTTCCATTAAACGCATGTCGCTCATTGagtccagcagcaacaacaacaacagtaacagtagcggcagcggcagctttTGCAACCTTCGCGATAGGACTGCTCAAGAGAGCGGCTCACAAGATGGCGGCGATCACTTGAAGGCGAACACAAAGCATAAGCAACACTACAACTCCACGCC TTCCTTGCCTCAGAGCTACGCCAACTCAGGTGCGCCGCTGCAGCCGAGCGGTAGTGCCCACAGTCTTGGCAGCAGTCCCAATCCCAGTCCGCGCAGCAATCAGAGCAAAGCAGGCAACGGCGGAGGCGGCGGCTTAACAGCCGGCGGTAAAGGCCTCAGCACGGCGAAACATGATCAGCAAACGTccgcggcggcagcagcagcgatctCATCCACATCTGCCGCCGCTGGCACCTCCGGTCACCACCACTCCGTTGTGGTAGCGTCCACAGCATCGGCAAGCGCAACAACGggagcgacagcagcaactgcgacGCCTCCCGAGAAGGAGAAAAAGCGCAAGGAAGTCTCCAGTTCGCGTGTGAAGAAATTCCATCGACACTTCTCACAAGTCTCCAAGGATGAGAAACTCATTAACT ATTTTTCGTGTGCTCTTGTTGGCGACATTCCGCTTCAAGGACATCTCTATATAACGGAACAGCATTTCGCTTTCTATTCCAATGTTTTCGGTTATGTAACCAAG GTTGTAATACCCACATCGTCGGTGACGAAAATCTCAAAGGAGAAAACAGCAAAGATCATACCAAAtgcagtgggcgtggcaaccgCCGATGAGCGTCACGTCTTCGGCAGCTTCATCAGTCGCGAGGCCGCCTTCCGGCTGATGTGCACCGTGTGCACTCAACTGGCGACAGGCAATGAGATACTCCCAAAACCGCTGCCCGTCGATGTGGAGCTACCTGAAGAGTATCTGCTCGATGACGACAGCAGTTGCTCGATCAGCGGCAACGAGAGTCCGCCACATTTGCGCTCAGCAGccgcagcggcggcggcagcagcaaccgaaCAACAAGAGATGCAGCTGAGGCAGCGCAACATCGCCGACCGACATTCCG ATCTCCCGGGCAAGAGCACGCTGGGCGTGGCCAATGAGTTGGATCAGGTGACCATCCGCAGCTCGGCGCCGCCCATCGTCCACTATGAGGAGCAAACGCAGCAAACATTtgtcgccgctgctgctgctgtgccacAACTCTCGACTTCCGCGCTTCCTTCCAACacaatcacagcaacaacaacagcagcgacaccCGTCAGAATTttaactgcaaatgcaacagcaacaacaacaacagcatcagcgaGCACAACGTCGTCGCTGCGTTCGCGTTTGAGTCGCAAGCTGCCAACGCTGACCGAGTTGCATGTGCTCTATTTGGGCATCATGTTGGCCATTATGCTGGCGCTATTCTCCGTCTTTTTGCTCTATCGCATACTGGACATTGAGGCCAAAACACATCTCTACAACACACCagttgatttcaatttg CGCTCGGGCAACGATGACGATATTTTTGCTGATGCGCTGCGCTGGCAAAAGGAGCTGCAGGATAAAAGCACAGCCGAAGCTCAGCACATTTTATCGAAGAATCTGGAACAAATATCGAAG GTGCGTCGCAGCCTGGAGACGCTTTCGATGCTCATCCACGATCGCCGAGCGGGCTACGTGCAACCGGAGACAGCGAcccagatgcagatgcagatggaTCTGGAGGCAACGGATGGAGGAAGTTCCACAATTTCGTCCACCTCCTCCGCCATTCCCATTGACTGA